Proteins co-encoded in one Hymenobacter swuensis DY53 genomic window:
- a CDS encoding OmpA family protein, with amino-acid sequence MAFGWLLLLSGLSTAQPRTKGAGLRGQYYEGQNFGKLALSRIDPGIDFNWTIGPTGDHFVSPGPGVPGEWFSARWKGHLYAPVTGVYTFRMTTDDGMRVWVGGQRILNSWQNQAVSSYTAQIALTAGRYYPIRVDYYQAGQDSRASLAWQLPATMEEPQPIPAAYLYASLPATAVPIPVAASKPEAQPVRPQTAGLPPGVTSTPLKPAVVVGRRPVAPVAPRPVRRPRRTPPPTNPVAPPDTVPLPDLSALSKGAAVTLPNLYFTQSTAALLPSSRPTLNALARRLREQPAMRLEIAGHTDNVGEAALNLRLSEQRARVVRQYLVQQGIDSVRLAARGYGGTRPVADNRDPQQRPRNRRVEVVVQ; translated from the coding sequence ATGGCCTTTGGATGGCTACTGCTGCTCAGTGGCCTAAGTACCGCGCAGCCACGTACCAAGGGGGCAGGCCTGCGGGGGCAATACTACGAGGGCCAGAACTTCGGGAAGCTGGCCCTCAGTCGTATTGATCCGGGCATTGACTTCAACTGGACCATCGGGCCGACTGGCGACCATTTTGTGTCGCCGGGGCCGGGCGTACCGGGCGAGTGGTTCTCAGCGCGCTGGAAGGGTCACCTGTACGCCCCGGTAACGGGCGTGTACACGTTCCGGATGACGACGGACGACGGGATGCGGGTGTGGGTGGGCGGTCAGCGTATTCTGAATTCCTGGCAAAACCAAGCCGTCAGCAGCTACACGGCGCAGATTGCCCTCACGGCCGGGCGCTACTACCCCATCCGGGTAGACTATTACCAAGCCGGTCAGGATTCGCGCGCTTCACTGGCCTGGCAGCTACCGGCCACCATGGAGGAGCCGCAGCCGATTCCGGCGGCATATCTGTACGCCAGCCTGCCGGCTACGGCGGTGCCCATACCGGTAGCGGCCAGCAAACCCGAAGCTCAACCAGTCCGCCCGCAAACGGCGGGGCTACCGCCCGGCGTAACCAGTACGCCTCTTAAGCCGGCTGTAGTAGTGGGGCGGCGGCCGGTGGCTCCGGTTGCGCCCCGGCCCGTACGTCGTCCCCGCCGTACTCCGCCGCCGACAAATCCGGTGGCCCCGCCGGATACGGTGCCGCTGCCGGACTTATCGGCCCTGAGCAAAGGCGCGGCCGTAACGCTGCCTAACCTCTATTTCACCCAAAGCACCGCTGCGCTGCTGCCTTCCAGTCGTCCCACGCTCAACGCGCTGGCCCGTCGCCTGCGCGAGCAGCCGGCTATGCGGCTGGAAATAGCGGGCCACACCGATAATGTGGGCGAGGCGGCCCTGAACCTGCGCCTCTCCGAGCAGCGGGCCCGGGTGGTACGCCAGTACTTGGTGCAACAGGGCATCGACTCGGTGCGGCTGGCGGCGCGGGGCTACGGCGGCACCCGCCCGGTAGCCGACAACCGCGACCCACAGCAACGGCCCCGCAATCGTCGCGTGGAGGTGGTGGTACAGTAG
- the metH gene encoding methionine synthase: MPTVLTASAPTASPLHDILRQRVLILDGAMGTMIQRHTLTEEDFRGTRFANHSHPLRGNNDLLSLTRPDIIRGIHDEYFAAGADMVETNTFSGTTIAQADYALEHVVYELNYESARLARESADAFTALTPDKPRFVAGAVGPTNRTASLSPDVNRPGFRAVTFDELATAYLEQVRGLVDGGSDALLIETIFDTLNAKAALYAVQKFFDEGGKVVPVMISGTITDASGRTLSGQTVEAFWNSIRHLPLLSVGLNCALGADQLKVYIKELSRIADVHISAYPNAGLPNAFGGYDESAQEFAGVVEGYLADGLVTVVGGCCGTTPQHIGELARLAEKYAPRTLPKVPKATRLSGLEPFGVYPDSLFVNVGERCNVTGSRAFARLIRTGNYEQALQVARDQVEGGAQVIDVNMDEGMLDSEQAMTTFLNLIASEPDISRVPVMIDSSKWSVLEAGLKCVQGKSIVNSISLKEGEDVFRQRARTVRQYGAAVVVMAFDENGQADNYEKRIEICQRSYDILVNEVGFPAEDIIFDPNILTVGTGMEEHRNYALDFIEAVRWIKQNLPGALTSGGVSNISFSFRGNDVVREAMHSAFLYHAIRAGLDMGIVNPSQLAVYDEVPQDLLELVEDVLLNRRADATERLVDFADTVKQKDKVEVVADAWRSLPVKERLQHALVKGITEFIDQDTEEVRQLVGRPLEVIEGPLMAGMNVVGDLFGAGKMFLPQVVKSARVMKKAVAYLEPYLLADKQSGDRQTAGKILLATVKGDVHDIGKNIVGVVLACNNFDIVDLGVMVPLERILDEAQKQQVDVIGLSGLITPSLDEMVYVAQEMEKRALKTPLLIGGATTSRLHAAVKIAPNYSGPIVHVNDASRSVGVAAALLGSADVEYARTVREEYRQLREDYAGRQRDKNYLTIEAARENGFKADWKTTPIVKPTFLGTKALEDYDLAELATYIDWTPFFQTWELKGRYPRILTDENVGEAATQLFQDAQKMLKQIIDEKLLTARAVIGFWPANTVGHDTVQVFTDDTRQEVATEFFTLRQQSEKAEGVPNLAFSDFVAPLETGRQDYIGGFAVTAGIGIEKHLERFEAEHDDYSSILMKALADRLAEAFAERLHQRVREEFWGYDPAENLSNEDLIQEKYKGVRPAPGYPGCPDHTEKITLFNLLDAETATGIRLTENLAMYPASSVSGLYYAHPDSRYFGLGRIGSDQVEDIAARKHMPLPELERWLMPNLNYEPAAVPVTAG, encoded by the coding sequence ATGCCGACCGTCCTCACCGCCTCCGCCCCTACTGCGTCTCCCCTTCACGACATCCTGCGTCAGCGCGTGCTGATTCTGGACGGCGCCATGGGCACCATGATTCAGCGCCACACGCTCACGGAGGAAGATTTCCGGGGTACGCGCTTTGCCAATCACTCGCATCCCCTGCGCGGCAACAACGATTTGCTCAGCCTCACGCGGCCCGATATTATCCGGGGCATTCACGACGAGTACTTTGCGGCCGGGGCCGACATGGTGGAAACCAACACCTTCAGCGGCACCACCATCGCCCAGGCCGACTACGCGCTGGAGCACGTGGTATATGAGTTGAACTACGAGTCGGCGCGGCTAGCGCGGGAGTCGGCGGATGCCTTTACGGCCCTCACGCCCGACAAGCCGCGCTTCGTGGCCGGGGCCGTGGGGCCAACCAACCGCACCGCCAGCCTCTCGCCCGACGTCAACCGCCCCGGCTTCCGGGCCGTGACCTTCGATGAGCTGGCCACCGCCTACCTGGAGCAGGTGCGCGGCCTCGTGGACGGCGGCTCCGACGCGCTGCTCATCGAAACCATCTTCGACACGCTCAACGCCAAGGCCGCTTTGTACGCGGTGCAGAAGTTCTTCGACGAAGGCGGCAAAGTGGTGCCGGTCATGATTTCGGGTACGATTACCGACGCCTCGGGCCGTACCCTGAGCGGGCAGACCGTGGAGGCCTTCTGGAATTCCATCCGCCACCTGCCGCTGCTGAGTGTGGGTTTGAACTGTGCCCTCGGCGCCGACCAGCTCAAGGTGTACATCAAGGAGCTGAGCCGCATTGCCGACGTGCACATTTCGGCCTACCCCAACGCCGGTTTGCCCAACGCCTTTGGCGGCTACGATGAGTCGGCCCAGGAATTTGCGGGCGTGGTGGAAGGCTACTTGGCCGACGGCCTCGTGACGGTAGTGGGTGGCTGTTGTGGCACCACGCCCCAGCACATCGGTGAGTTGGCCCGGCTGGCGGAGAAATACGCGCCGCGCACCCTGCCCAAGGTACCCAAAGCCACTCGTCTGAGCGGTCTGGAACCGTTTGGCGTGTACCCCGACAGCCTGTTCGTGAACGTGGGCGAGCGGTGCAACGTCACCGGCAGCCGCGCCTTTGCCCGCCTCATCCGGACCGGCAACTACGAGCAAGCCCTGCAAGTGGCCCGCGACCAGGTAGAAGGCGGCGCCCAGGTGATTGACGTGAACATGGACGAAGGCATGCTCGACTCGGAGCAGGCCATGACCACCTTCCTGAACCTGATTGCCTCGGAACCCGACATTTCGCGGGTGCCCGTCATGATTGACTCCTCGAAGTGGAGCGTGCTGGAAGCCGGCCTCAAGTGCGTGCAGGGCAAGAGCATCGTCAACTCCATTTCGTTGAAGGAGGGCGAGGACGTATTCCGGCAGCGGGCCCGCACCGTACGCCAGTACGGCGCGGCCGTGGTGGTCATGGCCTTTGACGAAAACGGCCAGGCCGACAACTACGAGAAGCGCATCGAAATCTGCCAGCGCAGCTACGATATCCTGGTGAACGAAGTCGGTTTCCCGGCCGAGGACATCATCTTCGACCCCAACATCCTGACGGTGGGCACCGGCATGGAGGAGCACCGCAACTACGCGCTGGACTTCATCGAGGCCGTCCGCTGGATCAAGCAGAACCTGCCCGGCGCCCTCACCAGCGGCGGCGTTTCGAACATCAGCTTCTCGTTCCGCGGCAACGATGTGGTGCGTGAGGCCATGCACTCGGCCTTTCTCTACCACGCCATCCGCGCCGGCCTGGACATGGGCATCGTGAACCCCAGCCAGCTGGCTGTGTATGATGAAGTACCCCAGGATCTGCTGGAGCTGGTGGAAGACGTGCTGCTGAATCGCCGCGCCGATGCCACCGAACGCCTCGTGGACTTCGCCGACACGGTGAAGCAGAAAGACAAGGTGGAAGTGGTGGCCGACGCCTGGCGCAGTTTGCCGGTGAAGGAGCGTTTGCAACACGCGCTGGTGAAAGGCATTACCGAATTCATCGACCAGGATACTGAGGAAGTGCGGCAACTGGTAGGCCGCCCGCTGGAGGTGATTGAAGGCCCGCTGATGGCCGGCATGAACGTGGTCGGCGACTTGTTCGGTGCCGGCAAGATGTTCCTGCCCCAGGTGGTGAAGTCGGCCCGCGTAATGAAGAAGGCGGTGGCGTATCTGGAGCCTTACCTGCTGGCCGACAAGCAAAGCGGCGACCGGCAGACGGCCGGTAAAATCCTGCTGGCCACGGTGAAAGGCGACGTGCACGACATCGGCAAGAACATCGTGGGCGTGGTACTAGCCTGCAACAACTTCGACATCGTGGACCTGGGCGTGATGGTGCCGCTGGAGCGCATCCTCGATGAAGCCCAGAAGCAGCAAGTGGACGTTATCGGCCTCAGCGGCCTGATTACGCCGAGCCTGGATGAGATGGTGTACGTGGCCCAGGAGATGGAAAAGCGCGCCCTGAAAACTCCGCTGCTCATCGGCGGTGCTACCACGTCCCGCCTGCACGCCGCCGTGAAGATTGCGCCCAACTACAGCGGCCCCATTGTGCACGTCAACGACGCGTCCCGCTCGGTGGGTGTAGCCGCCGCCCTGCTCGGCTCGGCCGATGTGGAATATGCCCGCACGGTGCGCGAGGAGTATCGCCAGCTCCGTGAGGACTACGCCGGCCGCCAGCGCGACAAGAACTACCTGACCATCGAGGCCGCCCGCGAAAACGGGTTTAAAGCCGACTGGAAAACCACGCCCATCGTGAAGCCGACCTTCCTGGGTACCAAGGCCCTGGAAGACTACGACCTCGCAGAGTTGGCCACCTACATCGACTGGACGCCGTTCTTCCAGACCTGGGAGCTGAAGGGCCGCTACCCGCGCATCCTCACCGACGAGAATGTGGGCGAGGCCGCCACTCAGCTTTTCCAGGATGCGCAGAAGATGCTGAAGCAGATCATCGACGAGAAGCTGCTCACGGCCCGCGCTGTCATCGGCTTCTGGCCCGCCAACACCGTCGGCCACGACACCGTGCAGGTGTTCACCGACGATACCCGCCAAGAAGTTGCCACTGAGTTTTTCACCCTGCGCCAGCAAAGCGAAAAGGCCGAGGGTGTGCCCAACCTGGCTTTCTCCGACTTCGTGGCCCCGCTGGAAACCGGCCGCCAAGACTACATCGGGGGCTTTGCCGTAACGGCCGGTATCGGTATCGAGAAGCACCTGGAGCGGTTTGAAGCTGAGCACGATGACTACAGCAGCATCCTGATGAAGGCCCTGGCCGACCGCCTTGCCGAGGCCTTTGCCGAGCGCCTGCACCAGCGCGTGCGGGAAGAGTTCTGGGGCTACGACCCGGCCGAAAACCTTTCGAATGAAGACCTCATTCAGGAGAAGTACAAAGGCGTGCGGCCCGCGCCCGGCTACCCCGGCTGCCCCGACCACACCGAGAAAATCACCCTGTTCAACCTGCTCGACGCCGAAACCGCCACCGGCATCCGCCTCACCGAAAACCTGGCCATGTACCCCGCCTCTTCCGTGAGCGGCCTCTACTACGCCCACCCCGACAGCCGCTACTTCGGCCTCGGCCGCATTGGCAGCGACCAGGTGGAGGACATAGCCGCGCGCAAACACATGCCGCTGCCGGAGCTGGAGCGCTGGTTGATGCCGAACCTGAACTACGAGCCGGCGGCGGTGCCCGTAACGGCGGGGTAG
- the metF gene encoding methylenetetrahydrofolate reductase [NAD(P)H] produces the protein MKVTEHLTRANGKTLFSFEVLPPKKGENIQNLFSNIEPLLEFKPPFIDVTYHREEYVYRQHANGLLEKKTVRRRPGTVGICAAIKNRFDVDTVPHLICGGFSKEETENALIDLHFLGIDNVLALRGDPIKSEGRFVPEPDGHAYACDLIGQVSDLNKGAYLDEEQDDVWATNFCIGTAGYPEKHFESPNSGADIRYLKHKVDRGAEYIVTQMFFDNEQFFQFEQKCRAAGITVPIIPGLKPLTTKAQLTALPRSFYLNLPDELVDAVHLAPDNAAAREIGIEWCINQSRELMAHGVPCLHYYSMGKSESIRRVASALF, from the coding sequence ATGAAAGTAACCGAACACCTGACCCGCGCCAACGGCAAAACGCTGTTTTCTTTTGAGGTGCTACCACCCAAAAAGGGCGAGAACATCCAGAACCTGTTCTCCAACATTGAGCCGCTGCTGGAATTCAAGCCGCCGTTTATCGACGTGACGTATCACCGCGAGGAGTACGTGTACCGGCAGCACGCCAACGGGTTGCTGGAAAAGAAAACCGTGCGCCGCCGACCCGGCACGGTGGGTATCTGCGCGGCCATCAAAAACCGGTTTGATGTAGACACCGTGCCCCACCTTATCTGCGGCGGCTTTTCGAAGGAAGAAACTGAAAACGCCCTCATCGACTTGCACTTTCTGGGCATTGATAACGTGCTGGCCCTGCGCGGTGACCCGATCAAAAGCGAGGGCCGCTTTGTGCCGGAGCCCGACGGCCACGCCTATGCCTGTGACCTGATCGGGCAGGTCTCAGACCTGAACAAGGGCGCGTACCTGGATGAGGAGCAGGATGATGTGTGGGCCACCAATTTCTGCATTGGCACGGCCGGCTACCCCGAGAAGCACTTTGAGTCGCCTAACTCGGGAGCCGATATCCGCTACCTCAAGCATAAGGTAGACCGGGGCGCCGAGTACATCGTGACGCAGATGTTCTTCGATAACGAGCAGTTTTTCCAGTTCGAGCAAAAGTGCCGGGCGGCGGGCATCACGGTGCCCATCATCCCCGGCCTCAAGCCCCTTACCACCAAGGCCCAGCTCACGGCGCTGCCCCGCTCCTTCTACCTCAACCTGCCCGACGAGCTGGTAGACGCCGTGCACCTGGCCCCCGACAACGCCGCGGCCCGCGAAATCGGGATTGAGTGGTGCATCAACCAGAGCCGGGAGCTGATGGCCCACGGCGTGCCCTGCCTGCATTACTACAGCATGGGCAAGTCGGAGAGCATCCGCCGGGTGGCATCGGCACTTTTCTAA
- a CDS encoding tetratricopeptide repeat protein, producing MDSLDDLFARLREATAPAEIEALQDGIWQLWLTTAHPLLDKRLENGIRALAADDYTLAIHEFTFLTEAMPEYAEGWNKRATAHFLRGEYKASLRDVQETLRREPRHFGALSGWATMLRTLGDARGELRVLRRLEQLCPAWPGLQQQLRNLRDRLDEQAE from the coding sequence TTGGATTCCCTCGACGACCTGTTTGCCCGCCTGCGGGAGGCTACGGCTCCGGCTGAGATTGAGGCCCTGCAGGACGGCATCTGGCAGCTCTGGCTGACTACTGCGCACCCGCTGCTGGACAAACGCCTGGAAAACGGAATCCGGGCCTTGGCCGCCGACGACTATACCTTAGCCATTCACGAATTCACCTTCCTCACGGAAGCCATGCCGGAGTACGCCGAAGGCTGGAACAAACGCGCTACGGCGCACTTTTTACGCGGTGAATATAAGGCCTCCCTCCGCGACGTGCAGGAAACCCTTCGCCGGGAACCACGCCACTTCGGCGCCCTCTCGGGGTGGGCTACTATGCTTCGCACTCTGGGTGACGCCCGGGGCGAGCTGCGGGTTTTGCGCCGGCTGGAACAGCTGTGTCCGGCTTGGCCGGGGCTGCAGCAACAACTCCGCAACCTGCGTGACCGGCTGGATGAGCAGGCAGAATGA
- a CDS encoding energy transducer TonB: MKHSLLFLSLLLTLNAQAQKLRKTDTGSGMLDKGEKTGVWEYYAYTRDGSQVITQKYDHTAKKLVFFRPFDDVPYAVRNAAGDWTRQRVTHPIFYIGSDAALAPYMSKLNYPASAQTKNVQGRVLVSIVVDTLGHAIDQQVVLGIGSGCDEEALRVARSIPDQWIPARIGSHAVVSKYELPFTFRLRPQ; the protein is encoded by the coding sequence ATGAAACACTCCTTACTCTTTTTATCCCTTCTGCTTACCCTTAATGCTCAGGCCCAGAAGCTGCGCAAAACCGATACCGGCAGTGGCATGCTGGATAAGGGCGAAAAAACGGGCGTGTGGGAGTACTATGCCTACACCCGCGACGGCAGCCAGGTAATCACGCAGAAGTACGACCACACCGCCAAAAAGCTGGTTTTCTTCCGGCCGTTCGATGATGTGCCCTACGCCGTGCGCAACGCGGCCGGCGACTGGACCCGGCAGCGTGTGACCCATCCGATTTTCTACATCGGCAGCGACGCAGCCCTGGCTCCGTACATGAGCAAGCTTAACTATCCGGCTTCCGCCCAGACTAAAAACGTGCAGGGCCGAGTGCTGGTTTCTATCGTGGTTGACACGCTGGGCCATGCAATTGATCAGCAGGTAGTGCTAGGTATCGGCTCCGGCTGCGACGAGGAAGCCCTGCGCGTCGCCCGCAGCATCCCCGACCAGTGGATTCCCGCCCGGATAGGTAGCCACGCGGTGGTATCGAAGTATGAACTGCCGTTTACGTTCCGCCTGCGGCCACAGTAG
- a CDS encoding N-acetylmuramoyl-L-alanine amidase: MLFRRFLPSLLSLVSLFQPLTTQAQQRSAQRPIPTRTSPPPTITAAETVPAADQWLQPGDRLQVRLTGTSGAQATFLDGQPLTELLPGQAQGQRGVYQGTYVVRPGDTLQNRTLRFQLLSKDSLVAIAFSKNTVRFLSPNVPQLARTKGELAYLNYGLGEDRLGGAKLGYLDSAVALHLTGRVGNQYRVQLSQNHTAWVPQEVVRLLPPGGFVPSSLTGSWSVQGDSAYDYVRVPLTQRLPYRSQLLTEPSRLVVDIFGATSNTNWITQRDGLQALGDVMYEQLQPDVFRLVLHLRHRQSWGYHIGYRGNMLEIRVKRPPYKLQLRGLTVALDAGHGGTNVGATGRSGAREKDLTLAIALKLQRELEQAGARVLMTRTTDATVDNGDRVLLLRRLNPDLLVSIHVNSSGNATVQGTSTYYRYVAFRPLSAALYAQMRATGLAGFGNVGSFNFGLNGPTEYPNALVETAFVSNPEDEKRLANPQFQQRMAEAMRKGLVQFLRQSRAPGLRGWFGKQPAEE, from the coding sequence ATGCTGTTTCGTCGATTTCTGCCTTCCCTACTAAGCCTTGTCAGCCTATTTCAGCCGCTGACCACGCAGGCCCAGCAACGTTCCGCGCAGCGCCCTATTCCTACCCGGACCAGCCCACCGCCTACCATCACTGCAGCCGAAACCGTACCAGCTGCCGACCAATGGCTGCAGCCCGGCGACCGGTTGCAGGTGCGGCTGACGGGCACTTCCGGCGCGCAGGCTACTTTTCTGGATGGGCAACCGCTCACGGAGCTACTGCCGGGTCAGGCCCAGGGCCAACGCGGCGTGTACCAGGGCACCTACGTGGTACGCCCTGGCGATACACTGCAGAACCGGACCCTCCGGTTTCAGCTACTCTCGAAAGACAGTCTGGTGGCTATTGCTTTCAGCAAGAATACCGTCCGGTTTCTGAGCCCCAACGTGCCGCAGCTGGCCCGCACGAAAGGCGAACTGGCTTACCTCAACTACGGGCTGGGCGAAGACCGGCTGGGCGGGGCCAAGCTGGGCTACCTCGATTCGGCGGTGGCGCTGCACCTTACGGGGCGCGTGGGCAACCAATACCGGGTGCAGCTCAGCCAAAACCACACGGCCTGGGTGCCACAGGAAGTGGTACGCCTGCTGCCGCCGGGCGGCTTTGTGCCGTCGTCGCTGACCGGCTCCTGGAGCGTACAGGGCGACTCCGCGTACGATTACGTGCGGGTACCCCTCACCCAGCGCCTCCCCTACCGCTCCCAGCTGCTCACAGAACCCAGCCGGCTGGTGGTCGACATCTTTGGGGCCACCTCCAATACCAATTGGATAACCCAGCGCGACGGCCTGCAGGCGTTGGGCGACGTGATGTATGAGCAGTTGCAGCCCGATGTATTCCGGCTGGTGCTGCACCTGCGCCACCGCCAGAGCTGGGGCTACCACATTGGCTACCGGGGCAATATGCTGGAAATCCGGGTAAAGCGGCCACCATACAAGCTGCAGCTACGCGGCCTCACGGTGGCCCTCGATGCCGGCCACGGGGGTACCAACGTGGGGGCTACCGGCCGCAGCGGAGCCCGCGAGAAAGACCTGACCCTGGCCATTGCCCTGAAGCTGCAGCGGGAGCTGGAGCAGGCCGGGGCCCGGGTGCTGATGACTCGCACCACCGATGCCACCGTAGACAATGGCGACCGGGTACTGCTGCTGCGCCGTCTCAACCCCGATCTGCTGGTGAGTATTCACGTCAACTCCTCGGGCAATGCTACCGTGCAGGGTACCAGCACCTATTACCGCTACGTGGCATTCCGGCCGCTTTCCGCTGCCCTCTACGCGCAGATGCGCGCCACGGGACTGGCCGGTTTCGGCAATGTGGGCAGCTTCAACTTCGGCCTGAACGGACCTACCGAATACCCCAATGCGCTGGTGGAAACCGCTTTTGTATCAAACCCCGAAGACGAAAAACGCTTGGCCAACCCGCAATTTCAGCAGCGCATGGCCGAGGCTATGCGGAAGGGGCTAGTGCAGTTTTTACGGCAGAGTCGGGCCCCGGGGCTGCGAGGCTGGTTTGGCAAGCAGCCGGCGGAAGAATAG
- a CDS encoding L-lactate MFS transporter, producing the protein MANDSFLDRSRTVAGPGYNRWLVPPAALAIHLAIGQAYAFSVFNKPLGSLISGDVNAPASDDWTPTQIGITFSIAIVLLGLSAAIFGKWLERVGPRKAMLASALCFGGGFLIGSLGIHLHNIWLLYFGYGFVGGIGLGIGYISPVSTLIKWFPDRKGVATGMAIMGFGGGAMIGSPLANNLMGYFKDSAPQGVAPTFIVMGLIYLLFMQFGVWTIRVPADDWKPAGYVPSTEHNAMITTANVSADNAIKTPQFWLLWVVLLTNVTAGIGVLETASPLIQETFSDGAMGADRGVTAAAAAGFVGLLSLFNLLGRFFWSSASDKLGRKVTYAIYFGLGILLYALVPTLGHGLQLTLFVAVACVIISMYGGGFATIPAYLSDMFGKYQVGAIHGRLLTAWSTAGVLGPLIVHTLHEHAKEQGLTGAAAYQNVFYTMAGVLVLGLLANLAVRPVKEQYYEKGPVTAETGGH; encoded by the coding sequence ATGGCAAACGACTCCTTTCTTGACCGCAGCCGCACCGTGGCCGGTCCTGGTTACAACCGCTGGCTGGTACCGCCGGCGGCCCTAGCCATTCACCTTGCCATCGGGCAGGCGTACGCCTTCAGCGTCTTCAACAAGCCCCTGGGCTCCCTCATTAGCGGCGACGTAAACGCCCCCGCTTCTGACGACTGGACGCCCACGCAAATTGGTATTACCTTCTCTATTGCCATTGTGCTGCTGGGCTTATCGGCGGCTATTTTTGGGAAGTGGCTGGAGCGCGTAGGGCCCCGCAAGGCCATGCTGGCCTCGGCTTTGTGCTTCGGTGGCGGTTTCCTGATAGGCTCATTGGGCATTCACCTGCACAATATCTGGCTGCTGTATTTCGGGTACGGGTTTGTTGGCGGCATCGGGCTGGGTATCGGCTACATTTCGCCGGTAAGCACACTGATCAAGTGGTTCCCCGACCGTAAGGGCGTAGCTACCGGTATGGCCATTATGGGCTTCGGGGGCGGTGCCATGATCGGTTCGCCGCTGGCCAACAACCTAATGGGCTATTTCAAGGATTCGGCCCCACAGGGCGTGGCTCCCACGTTTATTGTGATGGGCCTGATTTACCTGCTGTTCATGCAGTTTGGCGTGTGGACCATCCGGGTGCCAGCCGATGATTGGAAACCCGCCGGCTACGTGCCCAGCACCGAGCACAACGCTATGATTACCACCGCCAACGTATCAGCTGACAACGCCATCAAGACGCCTCAGTTCTGGCTGCTGTGGGTGGTGCTGCTCACTAACGTTACGGCCGGCATCGGCGTGTTGGAAACGGCTTCGCCCTTGATTCAGGAAACCTTCTCCGACGGTGCCATGGGTGCGGACCGGGGCGTGACGGCCGCTGCGGCTGCCGGCTTTGTGGGGCTGCTGAGTTTGTTTAACCTGCTGGGCCGCTTCTTCTGGTCGTCGGCTTCCGATAAGCTGGGCCGCAAGGTGACGTACGCCATTTACTTTGGGCTGGGCATTTTGCTGTACGCCCTGGTACCCACGCTGGGCCACGGTCTGCAGCTGACCTTGTTCGTAGCGGTAGCCTGTGTGATTATCAGCATGTACGGCGGCGGGTTTGCCACCATTCCGGCCTACCTCTCCGATATGTTCGGCAAGTACCAAGTGGGGGCCATCCACGGCCGTTTGCTCACGGCCTGGAGCACGGCTGGCGTACTGGGCCCGCTCATCGTACACACCTTGCACGAACATGCCAAGGAGCAGGGCCTGACCGGCGCGGCTGCCTACCAGAACGTATTCTATACTATGGCCGGCGTGCTGGTGCTGGGCCTGCTGGCTAACTTGGCCGTACGCCCCGTAAAGGAGCAGTACTACGAAAAAGGCCCGGTAACGGCAGAAACCGGCGGCCACTAA
- a CDS encoding MFS transporter small subunit, whose translation MSTPVNSSAPHVEEPVVGSSAIIAWLYVGLPLAWGVSQTFIKALALFK comes from the coding sequence ATGAGCACTCCTGTTAATTCCTCTGCTCCGCACGTTGAGGAGCCTGTCGTGGGCAGTTCGGCTATTATTGCCTGGCTCTATGTGGGCCTTCCGCTGGCCTGGGGCGTATCGCAAACCTTTATCAAGGCGTTGGCTTTGTTTAAATAG
- a CDS encoding putative signal transducing protein, which translates to MSSDSTPPANIILLDSFSDVIAAHLAKNQLEAAGIPCFLSNESRPYGPVLGNVRLFVRQPDVAAAQEALHPQRAAMQAMPPESPDEDTQDTVAALRCPRCHHPDVVCRHQPQPQDNLFVKLRLWLLAPEKPQCHCFQCGLDFEGK; encoded by the coding sequence ATGTCTTCGGATTCTACGCCTCCAGCCAACATCATCCTGCTCGATTCCTTTTCGGATGTCATTGCCGCCCACCTGGCCAAAAACCAGCTGGAAGCGGCGGGCATCCCGTGCTTTCTTAGCAACGAAAGCCGGCCCTACGGTCCCGTGCTTGGCAACGTGCGCCTGTTCGTGCGCCAGCCCGACGTGGCAGCGGCCCAAGAGGCCTTGCACCCCCAGCGCGCCGCCATGCAGGCCATGCCCCCCGAGTCGCCCGACGAAGACACCCAAGATACCGTCGCTGCCCTCCGTTGCCCCCGCTGCCACCACCCCGACGTAGTGTGCCGCCACCAGCCCCAGCCCCAGGACAACCTGTTCGTGAAGCTGCGCCTATGGCTGCTGGCCCCCGAGAAACCCCAGTGCCACTGCTTCCAGTGCGGTTTGGATTTTGAGGGAAAATGA